The following are encoded in a window of Deinococcus apachensis DSM 19763 genomic DNA:
- the rplQ gene encoding 50S ribosomal protein L17 yields the protein MRHGKAGRKLNRNSSARVALARAQATALLREGRIQTTLTKAKELRPYVEKLITTAKGGDLHARRLVARDIHDNDVVRKVMDEVAPRYAERQGGYTRILRIGTRRGDGVTMALIELV from the coding sequence ATGCGTCACGGCAAAGCCGGTCGCAAGCTCAACCGCAACAGCAGCGCCCGCGTCGCCCTGGCCCGTGCCCAGGCGACCGCGCTGCTGCGTGAGGGCCGCATCCAGACGACCCTCACGAAGGCCAAGGAGCTGCGCCCCTACGTTGAGAAGCTGATCACCACCGCCAAGGGCGGCGATCTGCACGCCCGCCGCCTCGTCGCCCGCGACATCCACGACAACGACGTGGTCCGCAAGGTGATGGACGAGGTCGCCCCCCGCTACGCCGAGCGCCAGGGCGGCTACACCCGCATTCTGCGCATCGGCACCCGCCGCGGCGACGGCGTCACCATGGCGCTGATCGAACTCGTCTGA
- a CDS encoding RBBP9/YdeN family alpha/beta hydrolase, translating to MTPTLVIVPGLGDSGPDHWQTLWEQKFGAARVRQDDPEAPKPEAWAARLQEVIEATPGDLVLVGHSAGVLTIVHWARMYGGNKRVRGALLVSPTDAEQFDMASLAPAVLPLAPVPLAPLPFPALVVASENDPYVSFERAQIFAEAWGAEFITAGEAGHINTESGHGDWEEGEVLLSEVLHAWTPPEITRF from the coding sequence ATGACCCCCACTCTCGTGATCGTTCCCGGCCTGGGCGACAGTGGCCCGGACCACTGGCAGACGCTGTGGGAACAGAAGTTCGGCGCCGCCCGCGTGCGGCAGGATGACCCGGAGGCGCCCAAGCCGGAAGCCTGGGCCGCCCGCCTTCAGGAAGTCATCGAGGCGACGCCCGGCGACCTCGTGCTTGTCGGACATTCGGCTGGGGTGCTCACCATCGTCCACTGGGCGCGGATGTACGGGGGCAATAAGCGGGTGAGGGGGGCGTTGCTCGTCAGCCCAACCGATGCCGAGCAATTCGACATGGCGAGCCTGGCTCCCGCCGTCCTCCCACTCGCTCCCGTGCCGCTCGCCCCGCTCCCCTTCCCGGCCCTGGTCGTCGCCAGCGAGAACGATCCCTACGTGAGCTTTGAACGGGCGCAGATCTTTGCGGAGGCCTGGGGGGCCGAGTTCATCACGGCGGGTGAGGCTGGGCATATCAACACAGAGAGCGGGCACGGCGACTGGGAGGAGGGGGAGGTGCTGCTCTCCGAGGTGCTGCACGCCTGGACGCCGCCGGAGATCACGCGCTTCTGA
- the trxA gene encoding thioredoxin — MKPVELTDSNFQSETAQGLTLVDFWAPWCGPCRIIAPVIEELAGQYEGRVKVAKLNVDDNPAISGQFRVMSIPTMILFKDGQPVEGMVGAQPKRAFEALLDKYAPTPAATN, encoded by the coding sequence ATGAAGCCTGTAGAACTCACCGACAGCAACTTCCAGAGCGAGACGGCCCAGGGCCTCACGCTGGTGGATTTCTGGGCTCCCTGGTGCGGACCCTGCCGCATCATCGCGCCCGTCATCGAGGAACTTGCCGGGCAGTACGAGGGCCGCGTCAAGGTCGCCAAGCTCAACGTGGACGACAACCCCGCGATCTCCGGCCAGTTCCGCGTGATGAGCATCCCCACCATGATCCTTTTCAAGGACGGCCAGCCCGTCGAGGGTATGGTCGGCGCCCAGCCCAAGCGGGCCTTCGAGGCGCTACTCGACAAGTACGCTCCCACGCCTGCTGCCACCAACTGA
- a CDS encoding DUF309 domain-containing protein: MAGELREELREGARLFAAGEWWEAHEAWEEPWRAASGDERHFIQALILLAAALHKRWHHGSLTHRNYHKAEAYLDRLPPEYGGLDLDRLRAEVWAALHDPARRPRLLIGDEEGVD; the protein is encoded by the coding sequence ATGGCGGGGGAGCTGCGGGAGGAACTGCGGGAGGGGGCCAGGCTCTTCGCCGCGGGCGAGTGGTGGGAGGCGCACGAGGCCTGGGAGGAACCGTGGCGGGCAGCAAGTGGCGACGAGCGGCACTTCATCCAGGCGCTGATCCTGCTCGCCGCCGCGCTGCACAAACGCTGGCACCACGGCAGCCTGACCCACCGCAACTACCACAAGGCGGAGGCGTATCTGGACCGCCTGCCCCCCGAGTACGGCGGCCTGGACCTCGACCGGCTGCGGGCCGAAGTCTGGGCCGCACTGCACGATCCCGCCCGGCGGCCCCGGCTCCTGATAGGCGATGAAGAGGGGGTGGATTGA
- a CDS encoding NYN domain-containing protein: protein MERIALFIDGANVYAAAKRLGWNFDHRKILEHFRGGGTLHNAFYYTAVPMPMDDKQKRFIDALTYMGYTVRTRPLRESTDEHGDTHRRASLDIEIVTDLLTTEDRYDTAVLLTGDGDFERPVEVLRARGKRVIVASIPEMTSYELRNAADEYVDLGAIREQVERPGYRLPSEQRGADSRPFYVTAPLTDSDER from the coding sequence ATGGAACGAATCGCACTCTTTATTGACGGGGCCAACGTGTACGCGGCGGCCAAGCGGCTGGGCTGGAATTTCGACCACCGCAAGATTCTGGAGCACTTCCGGGGGGGCGGCACCCTGCACAATGCCTTTTACTACACCGCCGTGCCCATGCCGATGGACGACAAGCAGAAGCGCTTTATCGACGCACTGACGTACATGGGGTACACGGTCCGCACCCGGCCCCTGCGCGAGAGCACCGACGAGCACGGCGACACCCACCGCCGCGCCAGCCTCGACATTGAGATCGTGACCGACCTGCTGACGACCGAGGACCGTTACGACACCGCCGTGCTGCTGACGGGTGACGGCGACTTCGAGCGCCCGGTCGAGGTGCTGCGGGCGCGCGGGAAGCGGGTGATCGTGGCGAGCATCCCCGAGATGACGAGTTACGAACTGCGAAACGCCGCCGACGAGTACGTGGATCTGGGCGCCATCCGCGAGCAGGTCGAGCGGCCCGGCTACCGCCTGCCCAGTGAGCAGCGCGGGGCGGACAGCCGCCCGTTCTACGTAACCGCCCCCCTCACGGACAGCGATGAACGCTGA
- the plsX gene encoding phosphate acyltransferase PlsX, translating into MNAEGPAPATPDTTLPIALDAVGGDHGAAPNVEGAVQAARAGVPVLLVGPRVALHAELGKHAGSASLPLRVVDAPDVIGMDEHASDVRSRTGASINVCTRLVKEGKAAAAVSMGHSGATMASALLTLGRLRGVDRPAILTHLPSKKGFVTLLDVGANADVKPGYLAQWARLATVYLRVVEDKADPTVGLLSIGEEDHKGSQLVLEAHALLRELNGKGIHFHGNVEGRDIFQGTTDIVVTDGFTGNVVLKLAEGEAKVLFGWVRDALSGNLRTKLGGLLVRGALRGLAERMDPSTYGASILLGVRGLAFIGHGSADARAVKNALLRASRAHEAGLIERLEGALAPQAG; encoded by the coding sequence ATGAACGCTGAGGGACCCGCCCCAGCGACCCCCGACACCACCCTGCCCATCGCCCTCGACGCGGTCGGCGGGGACCACGGGGCTGCTCCGAACGTGGAGGGCGCGGTGCAGGCAGCCCGCGCCGGGGTGCCCGTGCTGCTCGTCGGGCCGCGGGTAGCCCTGCACGCCGAACTCGGCAAGCACGCTGGGAGCGCCAGCCTGCCCCTGCGGGTGGTCGACGCCCCCGACGTGATCGGGATGGACGAACACGCCAGCGACGTCCGCAGCCGCACAGGGGCCAGCATCAACGTCTGCACCCGCCTGGTGAAGGAGGGCAAGGCCGCCGCCGCCGTCAGCATGGGCCACAGCGGCGCCACGATGGCCTCGGCACTCCTCACCCTGGGGAGACTCAGGGGGGTGGACCGGCCCGCGATCCTCACGCACCTGCCCAGTAAGAAGGGCTTCGTGACCCTGCTCGATGTGGGCGCAAACGCGGACGTGAAGCCGGGGTACCTCGCCCAGTGGGCCAGGCTCGCCACCGTCTATCTGCGGGTGGTGGAGGACAAGGCGGACCCCACGGTCGGCCTGCTCTCCATCGGCGAGGAGGACCACAAGGGGAGCCAGCTCGTGCTGGAGGCGCACGCCCTGCTGCGGGAGCTGAACGGGAAGGGCATTCACTTCCACGGCAACGTCGAGGGCCGCGACATCTTTCAGGGCACCACCGACATCGTGGTGACCGACGGCTTTACCGGCAACGTGGTCCTCAAGCTGGCGGAGGGCGAGGCGAAGGTGTTGTTCGGCTGGGTGCGCGACGCGCTGAGCGGCAATCTGAGGACCAAGCTGGGCGGCCTCCTTGTGAGGGGGGCATTGCGTGGGCTCGCCGAGCGGATGGACCCCAGCACCTACGGGGCCAGCATCCTGCTGGGGGTGCGCGGCCTGGCCTTCATCGGCCACGGGAGCGCCGATGCCCGGGCGGTTAAGAACGCCCTGCTGCGGGCGTCGCGTGCCCACGAGGCGGGGCTGATCGAGCGGCTGGAAGGGGCTTTGGCACCGCAGGCCGGGTAA